The proteins below come from a single Metarhizium brunneum chromosome 1, complete sequence genomic window:
- the CaMKI gene encoding Calcium/calmodulin-dependent protein kinase type 1 has protein sequence MSAPANLESLQSMARLSRLTRSPVAAFINRHFPNATWAVSLRHRQQPLLMAAEHRPETASEEVSEERTEPFSQSEIDARFNRFGVEEASAGPNDENVSLDDLHVDEDHHKQGIRILVRPLTKLNGTRSVSPGSDNCRWLALRAEVSSSDQPEHKVLAVTQTSKDIKFSVRIPGESQDDAPRPPLWCELYYDPASDRVIFLNRSDVPISLHKLSQTTLRSLPPSEIYAIDPGLINALQPGTWRIKVRDIAVLDFRVLEKRPIALYQARPALPHQSSSLTSLASTSSMKRALSPDESERRAKRRISDDSNPADDGVIMFLRPAADPLVFPLPNGKESRELSATTAHALLDAEKGETIAVPGVCELDEYCLTKRDPIASTAQSDVFTADHSKVPDNILTVKVLKTRMANGNDKPYGHERNVIRQADMWLRESQSQEGLQHESIVRYYGGDARYLSLYMENVDAQDLAGIPRWRNKQTNLFMGTRTDAMRILRGIAGALGYIHGRQLVHNDIKPGNILYSPERGAVLCDFGLSTPAANPPSGGGTPYYVPPEFIGTKMRGPASDVWALGITMLYLLRKISFPDSRGGRHLAKPLYWQIAAINNPNMPHKYGNGQPAVHQMRTWLGEIFEARKHLNPGDHLERLVKDMLTPNPNNRINMNRVLQELLIGIPAKAG, from the coding sequence ATGTCCGCACCCGCCAACCTCGAATCCCTCCAATCCATGGCTCGTTTGAGTCGTCTCACCCGCAGCCCCGTTGCTGCCTTCATAAATCGTCATTTTCCCAACGCTACATGGGCCGTCTCTCTTAGGCATCGCCAACAACCTCTTCTCATGGCGGCCGAGCACAGGCCCGAGACCGCCTCAGAGGAGGTCTCGGAGGAGCGCACCGAGCCCTTTTCTCAGTCGGAAATCGATGCCCGCTTCAACCGCttcggcgtcgaggaggcgaGCGCCGGTCCCAACGACGAGAATGTCTCATTAGATGACTTGCACGTCGATGAGGACCATCACAAACAGGGCATCCGCATCCTCGTGCGGCCTCTCACAAAGTTGAACGGTACGCGATCCGTGAGCCCGGGAAGCGATAACTGCCGCTGGCTTGCGCTTCGTGCCGAAGTTTCTTCGTCTGACCAGCCTGAGCACAAGGTGCTGGCTGTGACTCAGACTTCCAAAGATATAAAGTTTTCCGTCCGCATCCCAGGAGAGAGCCAAGACGACGCTCCGCGCCCACCTTTGTGGTGCGAGCTGTACTACGATCCTGCCAGTGACAGGGTCATTTTTCTGAACCGGTCCGACGTTCCCATTTCGTTGCACAAATTGTCGCAAACCACTCTGAGGAGCCTGCCTCCAAGCGAGATCTACGCCATCGACCCGGGCCTCATCAATGCATTGCAACCCGGTACATGGCGCATAAAAGTTCGCGACATTGCCGTCTTGGATTTTCGCGTTCTGGAAAAGCGACCCATTGCGTTGTACCAGGCCCGACCTGCGCTGCCTCATCAGTCATCGTCGCTCACCAGTCTTGCCAGCACTTCCAGTATGAAGAGAGCTTTGAGTCCCGATGAAAGTGAGAGGAGAGCCAAGCGTCGCATTTCAGATGACTCCAATCCGGCAGATGACGGAGTCATCATGTTTCTCCGTCCTGCCGCGGATCCGCTGGTGTTTCCTCTGCCCAACGGGAAAGAAAGCAGAGAGCTGTCTGCCACAACAGCTCATGCCCTCTTGGATGCCGAGAAAGGCGAAACTATTGCTGTGCCGGGCGTATGTGAGCTTGACGAGTATTGTCTAACTAAGCGAGACCCAATCGCCTCCACCGCCCAGTCCGATGTCTTTACTGCAGATCACTCAAAAGTCCCCGATAACATTCTGACTGTAAAGGTCCTCAAGACGAGGATGGCCAACGGGAACGATAAGCCGTACGGCCACGAACGGAACGTCATTCGTCAGGCAGACATGTGGTTGCGCGAAAGCCAGAGCCAAGAGGGCTTGCAGCATGAGTCCATTGTTCGATACTATGGAGGAGACGCACGATATTTGTCGCTATATATGGAGAACGTTGATGCCCAAGATCTCGCAGGCATACCCCGATGGAGGAACAAACAGACGAATTTGTTCATGGGAACTCGAACTGACGCGATGCGAATTTTGCGTGGCATTGCCGGCGCCCTTGGTTATATTCACGGCAGGCAACTGGTTCACAATGACATCAAACCAGGCAACATTTTGTATTCGCCCGAGCGAGGTGCCGTGCTTTGTGACTTTGGTCTTTCAACTCCGGCCGCCAATCCCCCGTCGGGCGGAGGCACACCATATTATGTGCCCCCCGAGTTCATTGGAACAAAAATGCGCGGTCCTGCTTCCGATGTCTGGGCTTTGGGCATCACCATGCTGTACCTTTTGCGCAAGATCTCGTTCCCTGACAGCAGAGGGGGGCGACACCTTGCAAAGCCACTGTATTGGCAAATCGCAGCCATCAACAATCCCAACATGCCGCACAAATATGGTAATGGCCAGCCTGCTGTACATCAGATGCGCACATGGCTGGGAGAAATATTCGAAGCAAGAAAACATCTCAATCCCGGGGACCATCTAGAGCGCCTGGTAAAGGATATGCTGACGCCAAACCCAAATAACCGCATCAACATGAACAGAGTCTTGCAGGAGTTGTTGATTGGTATTCCAGCAAAGGCTGGTTGA